From a region of the Zingiber officinale cultivar Zhangliang chromosome 4B, Zo_v1.1, whole genome shotgun sequence genome:
- the LOC121975353 gene encoding endo-1,3;1,4-beta-D-glucanase-like: protein MAGAQCCENPPALSSASGQGSVVESIGGLKAYTAGSSNSKAAVVLVSDVYGYEAPNLRKLADKVAAAGFFVVVPDFFYGDPYAPNPEKPVMMWLENHGTDKGFEDAKSVIEYLKSKGIEAIGAAGFCWGGKVVTELAKTDYVKAVVMLHPSMVKLDDITEIKRPTSILAAETDSITPAELVKQFEEILSTKTEVDSFVKIFAGAAHGWTVRYDTNNEAAVAKAEEAHKDLMDWFHKYLK, encoded by the exons ATGGCAGGCGCACAGTGCTGCGAGAACCCCCCGGCGTTGAGCTCTGCCTCTGGCCAAGGATCCGTCGTGGAGAGCATCGGCGGCCTCAAGGCTTACACTGCCGGCTCTTCCAATAGCAAGGCCGCCGTCGTTCTGGTCTCCGATGTTTACG GGTATGAAGCACCGAACTTGAG GAAACTAGCTGATAAAGTTGCAGCTGCTGGATTCTTTGTGGTAGTTCCTGACTTTTTCTATGGGGATCCCTATGCACCAAATCCTGAGAAACCTGTAATGATGTGGTTGGAAAATCATGGGACG GACAAAGGTTTTGAAGATGCAAAATCTGTAATTGAATATTTGAAAAGTAAAGGCATAGAGGCAATTGGGGCTGCTGGATTTTGCTGGGGTG GTAAAGTGGTCACTGAACTCGCAAAGACTGATTATGTCAAGGCCGTGGTAATGCTACACCCATCAATGGTTAAACTAGATGATATAACTG AGATAAAACGCCCCACGTCAATACTAGCAGCTGAGACTGACAGCATAACTCCAGCTGAACTAGTAAAGCAATTTGAGGAAATCCTATCCACAAAAACTGAG GTGGACAGTTTCGTGAAGATTTTTGCTGGTGCTGCTCATGGATGGACTGTTCGATATgacaccaacaatgaagcagcaGTCGCAAAAGCTGAAGAAGCACACAAGGATTTAATGGATTGGTTTCACAAGTATCTCAAGTAA
- the LOC121977662 gene encoding zinc finger protein ZAT3-like, producing MAFASVSSSSTFSRPPPPRPPPPPCFTPPSLAFARSSHITLPRYKIPHGFSRFHHSSASSFAASTLPPRSKAPRRKPELTSSSATATPPCTECGKRFSSCKALFGHMRCHPERQWRGINPPLHLRRPPPHDQCFTAEEHEVASVLLLLSRGTPRDATPLSAMDALGSSWNRNNVCSKGFSSDQAVGGHKRNHREKDYQELEEPAPDCSSTRSYILDLNLPPPPESTDDRSPNAVLNLRLGI from the coding sequence ATGGCTTTCGCATCAGTGTCCTCCTCCTCCACCTTCAGCCGCCCCCCGCCGCcgcgtcctcctcctcctccttgcttcaCTCCTCCTTCACTTGCCTTTGCTCGGAGCAGCCACATAACTCTGCCTCGCTACAAGATCCCCCATGGGTTCTCGCGTTTCCACCATTCCTCCGCCAGCTCTTTCGCCGCCAGCACCTTGCCGCCGAGGTCCAAGGCGCCACGCAGAAAGCCAGAGctcacctcctcctccgccactgCCACCCCGCCATGCACCGAGTGCGGCAAGCGCTTCTCGTCCTGTAAGGCCCTGTTCGGCCACATGCGCTGCCACCCAGAGCGGCAGTGGCGCGGCATCAACCCACCGCTCCACCTCCGCCGCCCGCCCCCACACGACCAGTGCTTCACTGCCGAGGAGCACGAGGTCGCCTCAGTCCTCCTCTTGCTCTCCCGCGGCACTCCCAGAGACGCCACTCCCCTTTCTGCCATGGATGCGTTGGGAAGCAGTTGGAATCGGAACAACGTCTGCTCCAAAGGCTTCTCCTCCGATCAAGCAGTTGGCGGGCACAAGAGGAATCACCGGGAGAAGGATTACCAAGAACTAGAGGAACCTGCGCCGGACTGTTCCTCTACGAGGAGCTACATACTCGATCTCAACTTGCCGCCGCCGCCCGAAAGCACCGACGACCGAAGCCCGAACGCCGTCTTGAACCTGAGATTAGGCATCTAA